The Cognaticolwellia beringensis genome segment GGAAAGCGTAAAATACGCGAGCTTTTCTGTCGCTGAGGCGATAGAAATGTCTGGAAAATTCGTTTTAACACTTAAATTATATAGAGGACGATATGGTTACCATTCGTTTAGCTCGTGGCGGCGCAAAGAAGCGTCCATTCTATCAGGTTGTTGTTGCAGATAGCCGTAACTCTCGCGATGGTCGTTTCATCGAGAAAGTTGGTTTCTTCAACCCTACAGCGCAAGGTCAAGCGGAAAAATTACGTTTA includes the following:
- the rpsP gene encoding 30S ribosomal protein S16, whose protein sequence is MVTIRLARGGAKKRPFYQVVVADSRNSRDGRFIEKVGFFNPTAQGQAEKLRLDLDRVNHWVGQGATVSDRVAKLVKDAQKAA